tgatgcaaggactcctctcCTCTGCACTGTGCTCAGTCCGTGGGATCTGACTAGCACATGGGTCTATTTTCACATACTCAGCACATTTATGTGCAGGGGACCTAATCTTGAGAGGTTACTTACTTGTGATCCTACATCCCTATAGAACGAACTACCAGATCAGTGGCCTGTTCATGGTGAGTTTGGTTTTCCCAGGAGCACCCGCAGCAAAGTGCACACATGATATACCTGAGGAAGCAAGGTCCTGTTTTCTGGAGTTCAGTTTTTTTTGGgagaaaaaaatatagaatttctTGTGGATTACAACTCCAGATTACAGACAtacccagggccggttctagacaaagtggggccctgggcaaaactaaaagtggggccccaaaataaaactattttataaccagtcacagtcagtaagagtctcctttagtatggtaaaacaaactgtaatatgggagaattttatagatgatagggagaatgATTGGCAgtgcggtggctcagtggttagcactacagccttgcagcgctggtcaacatctgcaaagagtttgtatgttctctctgtgtttgcgtgggtttcctctgggtcctccggtttcctcccacactccaaaaaatgactggtaggttgaatagattgtgagcattattaattataattattatgatagaagataaatataaaagataATAGAGATTtccagatgcagaactataacgtagttacagcatatatacaggagatggatgagagataaatacagtagaagagaaatagaagattgattgaaaaatagatggagaaaaagcgagataaataaatggtcagattatatgagatagatagctagacagatagatatatagacagtagatagatgataagcaccttcacccaggaattcaaccaagggctattaaccctttcaccgccaggcatttctggatattttgtcgccttatcgaccagagcaatttttacaattttgaagtttaaaaaataaaattttgccccattttcaaaattgcattaaccccttcgcgctccgcggcggatatatccgccacggagcgcagtgacttagcgctcagtggcggatatatccgccacggctcctatgccggctcggctctggatcagagccgaaccggcatcgggaaacacggggtgccggctgtaactaatagccggcaccccagtgtaacacccgcgatcggagttgtctccgatcgcgggtgcttaacccgttagatgccgcggtcagcgcgaccgcggcatctaacaagtatctggggggtctttcccccacgatcggcccccccgaaccgttttcggggggcgccgatcgttgctatagtaactctggggtccgatctggaccccagagttactagcaagaattgccagtaagatggcgtctgtgacgtcatcttactggcaaagtgccagcctatgcaagtgcataggctgacactgataatactctgcaatacatgagtattgcagaatattatcatgaagaagcaatcagaagattgcttcttcatgtcccatggtataaaagtgaaaaagtaaaaaaaaaaagttattcaataaaaaaataaagtcataaatcactaaaaatgccccaaacccccaaaacatataaagagacatataactcaaaaaaaaagtctaaatcataacacaaaccccacatatatagtatcaccgcgtccgtaacaacccgtagaataaaagtaaatcattattgaacccccacgataaacgccgtaaaaaaaaactgttataaaccctccaaaaattatgatttttaccttttcaatcccacaaaaaatgatataaaatgcgaccaaaaaaccatatgtactcagacatgatactggtgcaaagtacaacatgtcccgcaaaaaacaagccatcaaccagctccgtagccaaaaacgtaacaaagttatgccacttggaagatggcaatacaaaaattatagatttttccccacattagggttttgtttgacaaatttagtaaaacgtaagaaaatatattcatgtctggtatccccgtaatcgtatcaacccatagaataaagataacatgactattagtctatacggtgaacaccaaaaaaaaaaaagtcaaaaatccagtacagaattgatgcttttctactcctgccctcaaaaaaagttcctaaattttcaacaataggtgataccaaccccaaaatggtaacaatggaaaaagcatctcatcccgcaaaaaaaatgccgtcacatggccccaataacgaaaaagcgaaaattttatagccttcaaaaggggccaatgaggaaactaaattcctggcagctgcagcgccctccttcccttctgcgcctcgctgtgcccccataaaacaagtaacggccacatgtggggggtctttgtactcaggagaaattgcagaacaaattgtatggtgggttttctctttttatattttggaaatgtgtaaattttggtgctaaatgaacgtataagggaacaatatgaccattctaaatttcacctccattttgattcaattactatgaagatctcaaggggttaacaatcttcgtaaaagcggtttctgatagcttgaggggtgcagatttgaaaatgggttggttatatagggggttttgatgctaaatatgtaaaatttcattcaaaactgtatttatccccaaaatagtcaattctgaaaatccggaaaagcgatattctatttgcaagccgcgtgacgtcaaaataaattatccagatatttcagaaattatgaaaatgtaaagtagacaaatgggaaatgttattcagcaacttatttagctggtaaatctatctgcctgaaaacgtgatgatttagaatttcgaaaatggcaaatttttcaaaaaattcatcacattttcttttttttgtaaataaacgcaaaacttatctgccaaaatttaccactaaaatgaagtacaacatgtggggaaaaaacaatctcagaatcgttttgataagtaacagtgttcaaaagttataaccatataaagcgaagcaagtcagaatccaaaaaatcgggctgagccttaagctgtaaaatggctgcgtccttaaggggttaaagagtttatagacagaggctccttcatgcaaatttgattcaaactgaaacattttataaaaaatacttaaaatttgaaccttgatggcaaaaaatgttctccaaacagaaaataattaccttcacatctcctaaatgtaatagatggacatgtgtagagttcacaaatgtcccatattgatatggtcacataaataaatccacataatatcactaaaactataataactagatatctgcttttcagcaagAAAttgtaagacagtcacaaccgGCAAAatgtagcaataaaacagaataaacagtaaaggcgccataaaacctatagaattttgaaatccaacaaccaggcgatgcatttggcaattaacattcaaaattgcctctaaaatatgtacaaatccagatactcatataaagaaaatctactttcctaaaacagtaagctgtgaggagatcatacagaccccacatgtggatattcaccaaaatatgcagcaaagggaacgttatatccacaggggacaccaaactacgtgagcgtcacacagatctatcattatatgctccttacacaatggtaacacaaataataactatatatccataaacccctcttatgacataataaaagtcacttttagatgtgcgccaacgtattatctgcacaataacagaaccctccgcgcttcataagaatctgagtgagaacatcataacataggtgtaagtaatggaggatggcggaaaataataactttattccatgtgtatgtttttggtgttacatataactttatggacatgttctgggttgcggtgttaatatgtagcgacattaggcgaagaggatcgaatgttcatcatatcagtcaatttCTGCAAAAagaactatcacgaaataaaaggcaataagagagaaagtgtgttctcagaTAGTTCTGCATATAGAAGGTtcgaaaacatgaacattagttgattttattccttctcaaaatgtagtaacatgaagtgaatatttccactatctgtgaggtgcagcagctcctgtgtgcagcaaatgctccctgtagcctgatggctaagaatctggagggggctacacttcagggggctgtatctctggctctgtgacacatagaacctcacttcttttttcctatgaaagaagagagtctcctcttttatataaatgtgtttctaagggtcaggaaaacggagatattaactgtttaactgctgttgtcagtgatttttatatataaaaatgccacctgatattctcactttaaacctgactatctctggatccagagcacctagaaacaaaattcaagattcatttgaaaggccctcggcaattgcccactttgcctacccatagtgccGGCCCCGGACATACCTGAGAGGTAGTGTTGGTAATGATTGCTATTCTGACACCAAAACTAACTTTTTCAGCAGAAAGGACTTTTTATTTCTGTTGTGACTCTATATGCCAGATTTattaacaccttaaaggggtattcccatctgggcatttacatttaattaaattcatttgccatatgtaaacatttcttcaattgttattaaaaaaaatgttcctgtgtgaagataatttctcataaatgcagccacgtgtcccttagaaatgagatccGCTtcttcggatacgaccacctcacactctggcagcggtggccagacatgcgctattgagtcctgccggaccaccaggattcagcaatctttaccacaggacggctgcgggacctgcagtaactccaggacattttatatacaaaaactttttgtttctttgtgcaatctctttagtagaggtggtcgtatccgaggaagccatctcgtttctatggtccatatgactacatttatgagaaattatcttcacacaggagcatttttttaataacatccaattgaagaaatgtttatacatggcagattaattaaactgaatgtgagtgcccagacgagaatacccctttaaggacacggcctaaaatggccttcagggcCCAGACCGTTTTTTTTACGTTTTATTCCTTCCAAAATACAGAACTTTTTATCTGATATGGGCATATGATGGCTCGTTTTTGcggtaagatttgtatttttcaatgtgttcatttttatggtaaaaatagtaTGATGATTCAAATGTATTCATGCTTTCCTGCAacagaatagaataaaacagctgtttgtttttttaattaaaacttttaaGCAGCTCACTTTAGAGTCTGATAAATATGATAAAACTATTCTGTAGGTTAGGTCTGTAGGTCTCAGACCAGGAGTTCATGAAAACAGTTGATCACAAAGATACTGCACATTGGATAACCACCATCTCATAACGATAGCCTTTTCTAACGATAAGTAATCAATATTAAGACCCTGGCCTAAACTCTTTAAAATAACGGTAAGAGTCAGAAAATTTAGAACCAATAGACATCTGAATAactattttcattaaaaaaatgaaacgTAATGGATAAGTTTAGTTTATGGGGATATATTTCCAGAACGGTTATGCAAAGCCTTCTTTTACTGATGAAGGGTTATTACATAGTAAAACCAGCAGAGAGGTATTGTTGATTTCTATGTATAAGTACACCATTTAAAACAGTATTTAAAGGAAGTCATCCACTTGCATCAGTGTGTTAAGAAGTAAGCACACTTACATGGCGCTGGTATGATCCCGAAACAGGATCTTATCTTCATTAGCCCTGGAGATgtattatttatgagaaaatcgctttctaaaaatatttaaatgaggcTTCGGCACTCCTGTTAATGTCATCCaagccacccacagctccgtctgCTCATAATTATTCACGCCTTTTGCTGGAGcttattccctcctcctcccactcattccCCTGCCCGAGAGCAGGTGACATCAGAGGAAagggagggaagaggaggaaataaGTGCCAGCAGTCGCTGAGCAACTTGGACGACGTTCACAGGAGTGCTCAAGCCTTATTTAAATATTTTccaatattttaattttataaagCAATTTTTTCTGAAATAATACATCTGCAGGGCTGATGAAGATAAGATCTTATTTCAGGATCATACAAGCCCCGTGTAAGCGTGCTTACTGCTGATCACACTCATGCAAGTGGGCGATTGCCTTTAATCACTCATTATTGCTGGAGTTAACATTTGCTTTGGTTTCCTTGATTCCTACTTTTTTATGAATAAGTTTTTTAAGTCCTCCTTTAACTTCTTGATTTCTTAAACTGTATATCAGAGGATTTAGAAGTGGGGTAACAACACTATATAGAAGCGACAACAGCTTGTCGTTATCTGGAGTATCACTAGTCTTTACTCGAACATATGTAAAAGCTCCTGTTCCAAAAAATaatgtcacagagacaaagtgtGAGGCACAGGTCGAGAAAACCTTCTTGCGTCCTTTATTGGTGCTAATGCGCATAATAGCAGCAATGATGCGTCCATAGGAGTAAAGTACCAAAGAAAAGGGTAACGGTAGGACAAGAAAACCAGTGACCGAAACAGCAATCTCATTAGCAGAAACATCAGTACAGGCCAACTTCAGCACTGGAGGGATGTCACAAAAGAAGTGGTTAATAAGGTTTGGACCACAATAAGGAAGTGAAAAGATAGAGGCAGTCTGTCCGAGGGAGATAAGGTTGCCAGAGATCCAAGACACAGTGGCCATTTTAAAGCAAGTTTTTTTGTTCATTACTGTAAAGTATCTTAATGGGTTGCAGATGGCTACAAAGCGGTCATATGCCATGACAGCCAGAAGAAAGCATTCAGTGACCCCAAGCGTGAAGAAGCAATACATCTGTGTACAGCAAGCATAAAAATAGATTGTCTGCCTCTTGGCCACAAAGGTGTTGAGCAGTTTTGGGAGGGTCACTGTAATGTAGCACATTTCAAGAAATGACAGATTGCGGAGAAAATAGTACATTGGTGTGTGTAGTAGGGAATCCAGGGTGGACACGGTGATGATTGTTAAGTTACCCAGAATAGTGAATATGTAGATAAATAGGAACAGGGGGAAAAGAAACAACTGAATATTTTTGTTGAAATTGGTGAATCCCAAAAGAATGAACTCGTGAATATTGGACTGATTTTCTGGAAACTTGTAATTTGTGGCTCTCATCTACAACATAATAGAGACGGAATCAAAAAGTATCATTCTAATATACAACCAATAAGAAATGAATAATATATTTTCCTTGAACAGAGcttgttaataaaaaaataaatcattctAATGTTTCTAATTATTAATCATTAATCAACTCTTATTTCTAATATAAATCATGCAAGCAAACATAGAATATAGATTGGGGGGACAATTACAAAACAAAGTTGTAGAGTTTTCTTACATTGTCGTTttattcattgtttacttcaagAAAAAGTATTGGCTGTATCTAGGGACAGGTTATGCGTCTACAGTCAATTATTTGTCAATAGGAGGCAAAAATGACTACAAGTTTGAAATTTACGAAAATTAGGATCtcaaagaaattataaaaaatgCTTAGTTTTCATTAAATACCAAGGCTGGATTTGCACGAACGTATGCCCACCGGGCTGTAGCCAGGTGGGCATATGTCCAGCGCAatgtagaggaggaggggtgacccctcccctctccatagagatgcatggagCACAGGCGTgcatatggggaaagataggacatgtcctatcttttccccgtgaacGGAGTGGTACCGTATAGCTCTATGCGTCTATACGTCTATTGGAGacgtatgtatggctgcaagcttgtggccatacatacatcccccatatgatcgtgtgaattcagcctaagtCAACTTtatgtattaaccctttcaagatGAGCACAGTAATAGAATAGCACAGTGGTAAGCGACTTCCCACAAAGCGGCATACTATCCACCACCATCGTTGTGTTTTTATGGTACTGTACAACAAGTATAGAAGTTGGGGCTGtgctgttgaatgacagcagtgTTCCTTCACGAACAGAAGAACTTTTGATACTATCTCTTTAACCTCTTAAATGCCCTGTTCAGTAGCAACCACATCATCTAAGAGATTATGGTTTTACTGTCCACACCAGTGGCTGCCATAGACTGTGGAGTACTTGTAGGTTTCTATGGAAATCTAGTGATCTTATAATGGTCTAGCAGGCTACTGGGAATCAGTGTACTTCATAAGTGTGATGTACTATGCCATTAATAAAAGAAGACCAGTACACTTTATGAGATATATAATTAGAATGGGGAAATCATTTTTAAATTCCCCATCTGCAATAAGAATTCCCCACCTATAAAAAAACAATTGACAAATAGTTATAAACTACACTATATAAAATATGTACACTAGACATTACTATTATAAAATACAACTCATCCTGCAAACAACAAAGTGATTATAtagacaaacaaaagttagggccCTGGTAAAAGGATGATAAAAAAGATTACATGGACATAAAGACCTATACAAGCGCAGAATTTTATGATGTGAGTAAATATCAACGTCACACTGCAAAAGTCCAATAACAGcaccaaaaatataaaatacttAACCACCAGAATATCATTAAATAAATTAGCGTGTTATGACCAGAGTACATACAGTAATAACAAGATTAAACTTCATCCCCATCTACTCTGTCTCGCTCATGTATATGCTTTCCCTTTCTCAGTAAGCCTTTAAACTGATATGGGCATGACCTGCGTAGCTTTTTCTCAGCTCCAGGATAGCTGAtatcctatacagatgtttgtttAACACTTATAATCACTTGTACCTGTGTGGTCCCGCCAGACCATGGTATACTGCTTATCACTATATTAATCAATAAACTTGCCTTCAAGACAGATAAAATTGCCCTTAATTATGGCCCATCTTTTAGTAGGAAATTTATTTGCCTCCTTCGGGTTCAGGTTtagtcattacatctgctttaatACCAATCACAATGAGTGATGTATGAATTAAGGACTGAATCTCTTCCTGTATACTAAAAATAAATAGAGGAAACAGGATGGACACCTGATATATTAACAAATCATATTCTAATTATAACTGCACGAAAATATGAGTACATGACTTATGTGTAGGGACATAGCGTACAATGGAAGGCTGATCGTGTACCAGGTTGAACTCTGCACACACAGAGATTACATTAAAGAGGAATTGCTCATATACATTTTATGCACAATTCTGCAGATCCGCTGAAAAAATAACCAAGGACCCTTTATCTGCAAGTCACTCTCTAGTTGTACCTTAGATGGAACTGCAGTTAACCCCAACACCTAGGACTATGTAACACATAGGGGGTCTTAGAATGTAAAGAACATCCATTAGAAAGTAGATTATTTTCCTAAATATTACTGTGCTGTGTAACCATTGTGAGTCCCAAAAATGCAGGGTCTGCTCTCCAGGTTTTTTAATCTgctttaggcttcattcacacacacgtatgggggacatatatatatatggccgatgttcatacagccgacgtatataaggcgtatatacgtcccccatacacaccAATGAGCGCACAgtgccctacaggagcggtacggtaccgCATACATGCTGTGTATTTCAATGGAGAGGAACGGGGATGAGCAGCTCCTCTACGGGGTGCCAATGTGTGCCcgtcgtgctacggtac
The DNA window shown above is from Engystomops pustulosus chromosome 1, aEngPut4.maternal, whole genome shotgun sequence and carries:
- the LOC140106434 gene encoding olfactory receptor 10A7-like codes for the protein MRATNYKFPENQSNIHEFILLGFTNFNKNIQLFLFPLFLFIYIFTILGNLTIITVSTLDSLLHTPMYYFLRNLSFLEMCYITVTLPKLLNTFVAKRQTIYFYACCTQMYCFFTLGVTECFLLAVMAYDRFVAICNPLRYFTVMNKKTCFKMATVSWISGNLISLGQTASIFSLPYCGPNLINHFFCDIPPVLKLACTDVSANEIAVSVTGFLVLPLPFSLVLYSYGRIIAAIMRISTNKGRKKVFSTCASHFVSVTLFFGTGAFTYVRVKTSDTPDNDKLLSLLYSVVTPLLNPLIYSLRNQEVKGGLKKLIHKKVGIKETKANVNSSNNE